A region from the Inhella inkyongensis genome encodes:
- a CDS encoding ABC transporter permease, translating into MTAYLIRRIWQMIPTLLGVVLLVFFLFKWFGGDPAEILGGLSATQAQIESIREQLGLNRPVWEQLWIFIKQIVTFDWGKSWATNEAVSSLFMSRMPASLTVMLPILILEVLLAIPFAMAVAYVRGSLTDRTVMVLTTVAVSISLLVYVIVGQYVFAFRLGWFPVQGWSDSLWTNLTTYAPLPVLVAVLVALSPYTRLYRSFFLDEIGHDYVRTARAKGLGEKTILFKHVLRNAMIPIMTNISVALPGVFVGSFLLEVFFSIPGLGREILLAVNRSDYPVIQAFAIYLSVITMVVNLITDVLYKLVDPRVVLK; encoded by the coding sequence ATGACGGCTTATCTGATCCGCCGGATCTGGCAAATGATCCCCACGCTGCTGGGCGTGGTTTTGCTGGTGTTCTTCCTGTTCAAGTGGTTCGGCGGTGATCCGGCCGAAATCCTCGGTGGCCTCTCCGCCACGCAGGCGCAGATTGAGTCGATCCGCGAGCAGCTGGGCCTGAACCGTCCGGTGTGGGAACAGCTGTGGATCTTCATCAAGCAGATCGTCACCTTCGACTGGGGCAAGAGCTGGGCCACCAATGAGGCGGTGAGTTCGCTGTTCATGAGCCGCATGCCGGCGTCGCTGACGGTGATGCTGCCCATCCTGATCCTGGAAGTGCTGCTGGCCATTCCGTTTGCGATGGCGGTGGCCTATGTGCGCGGCAGCCTGACCGACCGCACCGTGATGGTGCTGACCACCGTGGCGGTGTCGATCTCGCTGCTGGTCTATGTGATCGTCGGCCAGTATGTGTTCGCCTTCCGCCTGGGCTGGTTCCCGGTGCAGGGCTGGAGCGACTCGCTGTGGACCAACCTGACCACCTATGCCCCGCTGCCGGTGCTGGTGGCGGTTCTGGTGGCGCTGTCGCCCTACACGCGGCTGTACCGCAGCTTCTTCCTGGATGAGATCGGCCACGACTATGTGCGCACCGCGCGCGCCAAGGGCCTGGGCGAGAAGACCATCCTGTTCAAGCATGTGCTGCGCAACGCCATGATCCCGATCATGACCAACATCTCCGTGGCCCTGCCCGGTGTGTTTGTGGGCAGCTTCCTGCTGGAGGTGTTCTTCTCGATCCCGGGTCTGGGCCGCGAGATCCTGCTGGCCGTGAACCGGTCGGACTACCCGGTGATCCAGGCCTTCGCGATCTATCTGTCGGTCATCACCATGGTGGTGAACCTGATTACCGACGTTTTGTACAAGCTGGTTGACCCGCGAGTTGTCCTGAAATGA
- a CDS encoding ABC transporter permease gives MTSNQAPAAKSQGVWAAAWKRLCADRVGMVCMGIVAAFMLLVGLTLVGVVAEDWQAEVGVPNAPPHIVGPMPPEATGAIAVPTGPNVDISDIDPLAPKYKEWEEAAKKYKTVETVKAETLLLGGDRLGRDILQKVIKGAEVSIVVGLLAALVATVIGTLLGALSGFFGGKVGDLLEWVYNVFTAIPSILLIFAFAVIFGRGVLSVVMILGLTGWTGIYRLVRAEFMKHRQREYVRAAEAIGASTSSRMFKHILPNVSHVALVQLSLHVVSFIKSEVILSYLGLGVSVDQVSWGTMLSEAQSELILGYWWQLAAVTAFMAVFVTAFALFTDALRDALDPKLRGLE, from the coding sequence ATGACTTCGAATCAAGCCCCTGCCGCCAAGTCGCAGGGTGTGTGGGCGGCGGCCTGGAAGCGCCTGTGCGCTGACCGCGTGGGCATGGTCTGCATGGGCATCGTGGCGGCCTTCATGCTGCTGGTGGGCCTGACCCTGGTGGGCGTGGTAGCCGAGGATTGGCAGGCCGAAGTGGGCGTGCCCAACGCGCCGCCGCACATCGTCGGCCCCATGCCGCCCGAGGCCACCGGCGCGATTGCCGTGCCCACCGGGCCGAATGTGGACATCTCGGACATCGACCCGCTGGCGCCCAAGTACAAGGAATGGGAAGAGGCGGCCAAGAAGTACAAGACCGTTGAGACGGTGAAAGCCGAAACCCTGCTGCTGGGCGGCGACCGCCTGGGCCGCGACATCCTGCAGAAGGTCATCAAGGGCGCCGAGGTGTCGATCGTGGTGGGCCTGCTGGCTGCCCTGGTGGCCACGGTCATCGGCACCCTGCTGGGCGCGCTAAGCGGCTTCTTCGGCGGCAAGGTGGGCGATCTGCTGGAGTGGGTCTACAACGTCTTCACCGCCATCCCGTCCATCCTCCTGATCTTCGCCTTCGCGGTGATCTTCGGCCGCGGCGTGCTGTCGGTGGTGATGATCCTGGGCCTGACGGGCTGGACCGGCATCTACCGCCTGGTGCGGGCCGAGTTCATGAAACACCGTCAGCGTGAGTACGTGCGGGCGGCCGAGGCCATCGGCGCGTCGACCTCCTCGCGCATGTTCAAGCACATCCTGCCGAACGTCTCGCACGTGGCCCTGGTGCAGCTCTCGCTGCATGTGGTGAGCTTCATCAAGAGCGAGGTGATCCTGAGCTATCTGGGCCTGGGCGTCTCGGTCGACCAGGTCAGCTGGGGCACCATGTTGTCGGAAGCCCAGAGCGAGCTGATCCTGGGTTACTGGTGGCAGCTGGCGGCGGTGACCGCCTTCATGGCGGTGTTTGTGACGGCGTTTGCGCTCTTTACCGATGCCTTGCGCGACGCACTTGACCCGAAGCTCCGCGGTCTGGAATAA
- a CDS encoding ABC transporter ATP-binding protein, whose amino-acid sequence MLLSIQDLKVAFRMGKSGGQMQRQLAVKGISFDVPENSTVALVGESGSGKSVTAMSILNLLPENAERSGRILFQGRDLLQAAPRELRAIRGKDIACVFQDPMSSLNPVFTIGQQLCEPLMQHLKMGARAAWTRAEELLAEVGIPEPKRRMKAYPHELSGGQQQRVMIAMALACEPKLLIADEPTTALDVTIQRQVMELMGKLKDKHKMSMLFISHDLGVVGEISDHVVVMRHGEVREKAPVAAIFASPQDGYTKALLACRPSLEENPARLMVIDDHIAGKAAQGQGKAKDPNAPVVLRAKGLRKSFWFKEGLFGKKEFKAVKGVDFELRKGHTLGVVGESGSGKTTMGLTLLRLHEPTGGEVLFEGQDLLKMTGPDWQKMRRRIQVVFQNPYASLNPRFTIQQTLLEPMEIHGIGANHADRLARATALITKVGMPVEALQKYPHEFSGGQRQRIAIARCLTLNPEILVLDEAVSALDVSVQAQVLNLLKDLQDELGLSYIFISHDLAVVKFISDEVLVMQNGDVVEQAPVQELMANPRMDYTRKLLGAVPRGYQA is encoded by the coding sequence ATGTTGTTGAGCATTCAAGACCTGAAGGTCGCCTTCCGCATGGGCAAGAGCGGCGGGCAGATGCAGCGCCAGCTGGCCGTCAAGGGCATCAGCTTTGATGTGCCTGAAAACAGCACCGTGGCCCTGGTGGGCGAGTCGGGCTCGGGCAAGTCGGTCACGGCCATGTCCATCCTGAACCTGCTGCCCGAGAACGCCGAGCGTTCGGGTCGCATCCTGTTCCAGGGCCGCGACCTGCTGCAGGCCGCGCCGCGCGAACTGCGCGCGATCCGCGGCAAGGACATCGCCTGCGTGTTCCAGGACCCGATGAGCTCGCTGAACCCGGTGTTCACCATCGGCCAGCAGCTCTGCGAGCCGCTGATGCAGCACCTGAAGATGGGTGCGCGCGCGGCCTGGACGCGGGCCGAGGAACTGCTGGCCGAGGTCGGCATCCCCGAGCCCAAGCGCCGCATGAAGGCCTACCCGCATGAACTGAGCGGCGGCCAGCAGCAGCGCGTGATGATCGCCATGGCGCTGGCCTGCGAGCCCAAGCTGCTGATTGCCGACGAGCCCACGACGGCGCTCGATGTGACCATCCAGCGCCAGGTGATGGAGCTGATGGGCAAGCTCAAGGACAAGCACAAGATGAGCATGCTGTTCATCAGCCACGATCTCGGCGTGGTGGGTGAGATCAGCGACCATGTGGTGGTGATGCGCCATGGCGAGGTGCGCGAAAAGGCACCCGTGGCGGCCATCTTCGCCAGCCCACAGGACGGCTACACCAAGGCCCTGCTGGCCTGCCGGCCCTCGCTTGAAGAGAACCCGGCCCGTCTGATGGTCATCGACGACCACATCGCCGGCAAGGCCGCGCAGGGCCAGGGCAAGGCCAAGGACCCCAACGCCCCGGTGGTGCTGCGCGCCAAGGGCCTGAGGAAGAGCTTCTGGTTCAAAGAAGGCCTGTTCGGCAAGAAGGAATTCAAGGCCGTCAAGGGCGTGGATTTCGAGCTGCGAAAGGGCCATACCCTGGGCGTAGTGGGCGAGTCCGGTTCGGGCAAGACCACCATGGGCCTGACCCTGCTGCGCTTGCACGAGCCCACCGGCGGCGAGGTGCTGTTCGAGGGGCAGGACCTCCTGAAGATGACCGGTCCGGACTGGCAAAAGATGCGCCGCCGCATCCAGGTGGTGTTCCAAAACCCCTATGCCAGCCTGAACCCACGCTTCACCATCCAGCAAACTCTGCTGGAGCCGATGGAGATCCACGGCATTGGTGCCAACCACGCCGATCGTCTGGCCCGTGCCACCGCGCTGATCACCAAGGTCGGCATGCCGGTGGAGGCGCTGCAAAAGTACCCGCACGAGTTCTCGGGTGGCCAACGCCAGCGCATCGCCATCGCGCGCTGCCTGACGCTGAACCCCGAAATCCTGGTGCTGGACGAGGCCGTCTCGGCGCTCGATGTGTCGGTGCAGGCCCAGGTGCTGAACCTGCTCAAGGACCTGCAGGACGAGTTGGGCCTCTCCTACATCTTCATCAGCCACGACCTGGCCGTCGTGAAGTTCATCAGCGACGAGGTGCTGGTGATGCAGAACGGCGATGTGGTGGAACAGGCCCCGGTGCAAGAGCTGATGGCCAACCCGCGCATGGACTACACGCGCAAGCTCCTGGGTGCGGTGCCGCGCGGGTATCAGGCATAG
- a CDS encoding wax ester/triacylglycerol synthase family O-acyltransferase, whose translation MRQLPGLDALFLHLETPEMPMHVGALHLFELPAGFRGQWVNTLRRHLKSRLPHAPALRRQLAELPLNFSNPVWQGAEPDLRQHVVAQVLPDGAGLPELQDEVARLHTELLPRDRPLWKFHVFEGLAPAANGRKRVALYTQLHHAAVDGQAAVALAQVLLDLTPEPRELPALPSRKKNSGHGEADPLRTALGLQARQWLDLARSLPAKAGVLSGLAGGAASDWLGQTAKGVWARWTGKSKGGPTPRRHGMLNLAPRTRFNVSVSATRSFAALSLPLMPLQAARKALGASLNDAVLWLCSTALRDYLKAEGELPRKPLIAAVPVSMREAGDTRANNQVTMTSLSLGSHLADPLKRFKHIQAASHSMKAGLGGLKSLMPLDFPSIGLPWLLPLAARAWGGVAEKVPPLVNLVISNVPGPPVPLYLAGAHMLSNAPASIVVHGIALNITVQTYEKHLEVGLIACGEALPDIDRLAALMSAAAEQFVEMAAES comes from the coding sequence ATGCGCCAACTGCCCGGCCTCGATGCCCTGTTTCTGCATCTAGAGACGCCTGAGATGCCGATGCATGTCGGCGCCCTGCATCTGTTTGAACTGCCGGCGGGCTTCCGCGGCCAGTGGGTCAACACCCTGCGCAGGCACCTCAAGAGCCGGCTGCCCCATGCGCCGGCCCTGCGCCGCCAACTGGCCGAGCTGCCGCTGAACTTCAGCAATCCGGTTTGGCAGGGTGCTGAGCCGGACCTGCGCCAACACGTGGTGGCACAAGTGCTGCCCGATGGGGCTGGGCTGCCTGAACTCCAGGACGAGGTGGCGCGCCTGCACACCGAGCTGCTGCCGCGCGACCGGCCCCTGTGGAAGTTCCATGTCTTCGAGGGCCTGGCCCCGGCCGCCAATGGGCGCAAACGCGTGGCCCTCTACACCCAGCTGCATCACGCCGCCGTGGACGGTCAGGCTGCCGTGGCTCTGGCTCAAGTGCTGCTGGACCTGACGCCCGAGCCGCGCGAACTGCCGGCGCTGCCCTCACGCAAGAAGAACTCAGGCCACGGCGAGGCCGACCCGCTGCGCACCGCCTTGGGCCTGCAGGCGCGCCAATGGCTGGACCTGGCGCGCAGCCTGCCGGCCAAGGCCGGGGTGCTGAGCGGCCTGGCCGGCGGCGCTGCCAGTGACTGGCTGGGCCAGACCGCCAAGGGCGTGTGGGCCCGATGGACGGGTAAAAGCAAGGGCGGGCCCACCCCACGCCGCCACGGCATGCTGAACCTGGCGCCGCGCACGCGCTTCAATGTGTCCGTGTCCGCCACGCGCAGCTTTGCCGCCCTGAGCCTGCCTCTGATGCCACTGCAGGCCGCCCGCAAGGCCCTGGGTGCCAGCCTGAACGACGCCGTGCTGTGGTTGTGCAGCACGGCACTGCGCGACTACCTGAAGGCCGAGGGCGAGCTGCCGCGCAAGCCGCTGATCGCCGCCGTGCCGGTGTCCATGCGCGAGGCCGGCGACACGCGAGCGAACAACCAGGTCACCATGACCAGCCTGAGCTTGGGCAGCCATCTGGCCGACCCGCTGAAGCGCTTCAAGCACATCCAGGCCGCCAGCCACAGCATGAAGGCGGGCCTGGGCGGGCTCAAGAGTCTGATGCCGCTGGACTTCCCCTCCATCGGTCTGCCCTGGCTGCTGCCCCTGGCCGCGCGCGCCTGGGGCGGCGTGGCCGAGAAGGTGCCCCCGCTGGTGAACCTGGTGATCAGCAATGTGCCGGGTCCCCCGGTGCCGCTCTACCTGGCCGGCGCCCACATGCTGAGCAATGCGCCGGCCTCCATCGTGGTGCATGGCATCGCCCTCAACATCACGGTGCAGACCTATGAGAAGCATCTGGAAGTGGGGCTGATCGCCTGCGGCGAGGCCCTGCCGGATATCGACCGCCTGGCCGCCCTGATGAGCGCGGCGGCCGAGCAGTTCGTCGAGATGGCGGCGGAGTCCTGA
- a CDS encoding esterase/lipase family protein: protein MLKRLPLPRRRPKADAQPEHEPPHPLLLLLEGRAPWEFAALMAASPWLKHWPRGDGHPVMVFPGLGANDLSTAPLRRWLDSLGYQTHPWAQGFNFGPRPGVLEQAEADLERIFQADGRKLSLLGWSLGGIYARELAKRHPQWVRNVITLGTPFTGHPRATHAWKFFEFVSGHDSHDEATLAGLRQAPPVPTTSIYSRSDGVVSWRCSVNEPAPQVENIEVHASHLGLGLNPLALYAVADRLAQPPMNWRPFDPRGAKRWFYPR from the coding sequence ATGCTCAAGCGCCTGCCCCTGCCGCGCCGCCGCCCCAAGGCGGACGCCCAACCCGAACACGAACCGCCCCACCCGTTGCTGCTGCTGCTGGAAGGGCGTGCGCCCTGGGAGTTCGCGGCCCTGATGGCCGCCAGCCCCTGGCTTAAGCATTGGCCGCGGGGCGATGGGCACCCGGTGATGGTGTTTCCCGGCCTGGGCGCCAATGATCTCTCCACGGCGCCGCTGCGCCGCTGGCTCGACAGCCTGGGCTACCAAACCCACCCCTGGGCCCAGGGCTTCAACTTCGGGCCGCGGCCCGGCGTGTTGGAGCAAGCCGAGGCCGATCTGGAACGCATCTTCCAGGCCGACGGCCGCAAGCTCAGTCTGCTGGGCTGGAGTCTGGGCGGCATCTACGCCCGTGAACTGGCCAAGCGCCACCCGCAGTGGGTGCGCAATGTGATCACCCTGGGCACGCCCTTCACCGGCCATCCGCGCGCCACCCACGCCTGGAAGTTCTTCGAGTTCGTCAGCGGCCACGACAGCCACGATGAGGCCACCTTGGCCGGCCTGCGCCAGGCCCCCCCGGTGCCCACCACCTCGATCTACTCGCGCAGCGACGGCGTGGTGAGCTGGCGCTGCAGCGTCAACGAACCGGCCCCCCAGGTTGAGAACATCGAGGTGCACGCCAGCCATCTGGGCCTGGGCCTGAACCCGCTGGCCCTTTATGCCGTGGCGGATCGTCTGGCCCAACCGCCGATGAACTGGCGGCCTTTTGACCCGCGTGGCGCCAAGCGCTGGTTCTACCCGCGATGA
- a CDS encoding alpha/beta fold hydrolase: protein MKVRVGALDLEVEIDGPAEGEPLLMIMGLGLQLTSWPEGLVQQLVQRGYRVIRYDHRDIGLSSPQDHLGPPQLTRAFWRQCFGLPLHAPYRLADLADDAAGLLAALQIPAAQVVGISMGGMVAQHLAARHPQRIKGLNLWMSSPGGRWLPPPKAQILRLLLKRPGREQMDAHFVQLYRAIGSPAHPVPEDELQARVAANLARAYRPQATARQMIAMAADGDRRRWLGSLQRPIQVLHGTADPLLPVAHGRALARALPQAQYTELPTLGHDLPQALWPQFVAAVERAHKSSTGRPEMT from the coding sequence ATGAAGGTCCGCGTCGGCGCGCTGGACCTGGAGGTCGAGATCGACGGCCCCGCGGAGGGCGAACCGCTGTTGATGATCATGGGCCTGGGCCTGCAGCTCACCAGCTGGCCCGAGGGCCTGGTTCAACAACTGGTTCAGCGCGGCTATCGCGTGATCCGCTACGACCACCGCGACATCGGCCTGAGCAGTCCGCAGGACCATCTGGGTCCACCGCAGCTCACCCGAGCCTTCTGGCGGCAGTGCTTTGGGCTGCCCTTGCACGCGCCATACCGCCTGGCCGACCTGGCCGACGACGCCGCCGGCTTGCTGGCAGCACTGCAGATTCCCGCCGCGCAGGTGGTGGGCATCTCGATGGGCGGCATGGTGGCCCAGCACCTGGCGGCGCGCCATCCGCAACGCATCAAGGGCCTGAATCTGTGGATGAGCAGCCCGGGCGGGCGCTGGCTGCCGCCGCCCAAGGCCCAAATACTGCGCCTGCTGCTCAAGCGGCCTGGACGCGAGCAGATGGACGCGCACTTCGTTCAGCTCTACCGCGCCATCGGCAGCCCCGCCCATCCGGTGCCCGAGGACGAGTTGCAGGCACGGGTGGCAGCCAATCTGGCACGCGCCTACCGTCCGCAGGCCACAGCGCGCCAGATGATCGCCATGGCCGCCGATGGCGACCGCCGTCGCTGGCTGGGCAGCTTGCAGCGCCCCATCCAGGTGCTGCACGGCACGGCCGACCCCCTGCTTCCGGTGGCCCACGGCCGGGCCCTGGCGCGCGCGCTGCCGCAGGCGCAGTACACCGAGTTGCCCACGCTCGGTCACGACCTGCCGCAGGCGCTTTGGCCCCAATTTGTGGCGGCCGTGGAGCGCGCGCACAAGTCATCGACAGGTCGCCCCGAAATGACTTGA
- a CDS encoding GGDEF domain-containing protein — MRSLRPLAALCLALLVHGVQGQEALRPEITALERMPSSAGAQLPGLVAKLRGRALPRSEEQFDLIFLLAGHYAGNKQRAELEALDRDFGPWRQSSDAAQRLQGELASAISWTRFHMASGHLQLAQQELQSVKPELLTDLPLKWRYRERGLRASVLEQTGNIDEALLLRLETARLAEQLNQAWRQSYALSSLALTYLRAGQLDKAREAADEGLRMAQREPEDHDLLGNAFNIKGMIASEGSDQAEARLAYEQALVYARKASDRGTQSVLMGNLADSYLRGGEYARALSISEEALPLAIELKDAGSQALALHNMGVAKIALKRVAEGKADVLKAITMERQQGATTSVSEGWNELGRYLEQAGDFAGAFEAFEEHRRIADTLSRADQRKRVLEAQEQFDADRRQRETQLLSQETVLQSGQIKARNLQLTQWALLLASGLAAVVLLVMIFRRMRHTNVELARSNAELAVRSERDPLTGLSNRRHFQREVKRHLQEGGLQATLFLLDIDHFKRLNDEYGHAGGDAVLVAVAQRLRAAVREQDLVVRWGGEEFLMLVSTREPALTQALALRMLRELSCEPIALPQDQSVRISGSLGFASFPLPGGNVAPDWERAVDIVDTLMYQAKGHGRNQAWGLMRANGTDLDAVLAQLGELGPARERGDLQLQVLPGPGLQEGAAA; from the coding sequence ATGCGTTCCCTTCGCCCACTTGCCGCCCTCTGCCTGGCGCTGCTGGTCCATGGTGTCCAAGGACAGGAGGCGCTGCGCCCGGAAATCACCGCGCTCGAACGCATGCCGTCCAGCGCTGGCGCGCAGCTGCCCGGCCTGGTGGCCAAACTGCGCGGGCGCGCACTACCGCGCAGCGAAGAGCAGTTCGATCTGATCTTCCTGCTCGCCGGCCATTACGCCGGCAACAAGCAGCGCGCCGAACTGGAGGCCCTGGACCGCGACTTCGGCCCTTGGCGCCAATCCAGCGATGCCGCGCAGCGCCTTCAAGGCGAGCTGGCTTCCGCCATCAGCTGGACCCGCTTCCATATGGCCAGCGGACACCTGCAGTTGGCGCAACAAGAGCTTCAGTCGGTCAAGCCCGAACTGCTGACCGACCTGCCACTGAAGTGGCGTTACCGCGAGCGTGGCCTGCGTGCTTCGGTGCTGGAGCAAACCGGGAACATCGACGAGGCCCTGTTGCTGCGCCTGGAAACGGCGCGGTTGGCGGAGCAACTCAATCAAGCCTGGCGCCAGTCCTATGCGCTGAGCAGCCTGGCCTTGACCTATTTGCGCGCCGGCCAATTGGACAAGGCGCGCGAGGCGGCCGACGAGGGCCTGCGAATGGCCCAGCGCGAGCCTGAGGATCATGACCTGTTGGGCAATGCCTTCAACATCAAGGGCATGATCGCCAGCGAAGGCAGCGACCAGGCCGAAGCCCGCCTCGCCTACGAGCAGGCGCTGGTGTATGCACGCAAGGCCTCTGACCGCGGGACGCAGTCCGTGCTGATGGGCAATCTGGCCGACAGCTATTTGCGCGGTGGTGAGTACGCACGCGCTCTCAGCATTTCTGAAGAAGCCCTGCCGCTGGCGATTGAACTCAAAGACGCAGGGAGTCAGGCTCTGGCCCTGCACAACATGGGTGTAGCCAAGATCGCGCTCAAGCGCGTGGCCGAAGGCAAGGCCGATGTGCTCAAGGCCATCACCATGGAGCGCCAGCAAGGCGCCACGACCTCGGTCTCCGAGGGGTGGAATGAGTTGGGGCGCTACCTGGAGCAGGCCGGCGACTTTGCCGGCGCCTTTGAGGCCTTCGAAGAACACCGGCGCATCGCCGACACCCTGTCGCGCGCCGATCAGCGCAAGCGCGTGCTGGAGGCCCAGGAGCAGTTCGACGCCGACCGGCGCCAACGCGAGACCCAGTTGCTGAGCCAAGAGACCGTGCTGCAAAGCGGTCAGATCAAGGCGCGCAATCTGCAGCTGACGCAATGGGCCTTGCTGTTGGCCAGTGGCCTGGCGGCTGTGGTGCTGCTGGTGATGATCTTTCGGCGCATGCGTCACACCAATGTCGAACTGGCCCGCTCGAACGCGGAGCTGGCGGTGCGCAGCGAGCGCGATCCGCTCACCGGCCTGTCCAACCGCCGACACTTCCAACGCGAGGTCAAGCGCCATTTACAGGAAGGCGGGCTGCAGGCCACCCTGTTCCTGCTGGACATTGACCACTTCAAACGCCTGAACGACGAGTATGGGCACGCTGGCGGCGATGCGGTGCTGGTGGCCGTGGCGCAGCGCCTGCGGGCCGCCGTGCGCGAGCAGGATCTGGTGGTGCGCTGGGGCGGCGAGGAATTTCTGATGCTGGTGAGCACCCGAGAACCGGCGCTGACGCAAGCCCTGGCCCTGCGCATGTTGCGCGAGCTCAGCTGCGAACCCATCGCCCTGCCACAAGACCAAAGCGTGCGCATCAGCGGCTCGCTGGGTTTTGCCAGCTTCCCGTTGCCGGGCGGCAATGTGGCGCCGGACTGGGAGCGCGCCGTGGACATCGTCGACACCCTGATGTACCAGGCCAAGGGCCACGGTCGCAACCAGGCCTGGGGTCTGATGCGCGCCAATGGGACCGACCTCGACGCCGTGCTCGCCCAACTGGGCGAGCTCGGCCCGGCCCGCGAGCGCGGCGACCTGCAGCTGCAGGTCTTGCCCGGTCCCGGCCTGCAGGAAGGGGCCGCGGCATGA
- a CDS encoding GGDEF domain-containing protein has product MKRLLAGLSLSLSLGLGVQAQVLDLAKDQRAVQLLLLGYDHPAKADAELRAMRAETAPAQGDWLDYLEARLRVQTGDLEAAAQWARGLNTPMASLVLALVHERQGRDSEALRLAEAVQHDLAANCKAWPGPREGKLDCDFRLVREALRLQARVQLRRSQMGSARTLMEQALSLARAGQDNEIAAHDLADLADIHDLLDQQELSRQALANALKLAADSPRMLARIKSYEAMLATRRGDRDAQLAAYTEALTLARSADSPRLEALLLGNLADYYLHTHKPEQAKQHAEAALPVLQRFGEPRALRNARHNLAVALVLLRQFDGARQQLALIDKLPVGGDDSASRGEELRELGAAWAKVGQAKEALALYHAERRLTLEDQQRAREAVMADLRAKYDADAQKANLELRRREHELNQQTLSNQEAVRKVTLIGAVLLGLCAVIAVLALARMRQAHRRLRANQALLQVLSERDPLTQLANRRHFQSAMAARGDEPLAGGLLMIDIDHFKRINDSHGHGAGDLVIQAVAKRLQATLREGDLLVRWGGEEFLILAPSLRTSHVQVLVDRLLLAVGEKPVALESGESLRVTISIGFGCFPLPPSGLTLPWERAINWADLALYAAKHRGRNRGVGIVEAQAEDDESLVRIESDFEGAAAAARIKLAQVIGPIALS; this is encoded by the coding sequence ATGAAGCGATTGCTTGCCGGTTTGTCCCTGAGTCTGAGCTTGGGGCTGGGCGTGCAGGCCCAAGTGCTGGATCTGGCCAAGGATCAGCGCGCCGTGCAGCTGCTGCTGCTCGGCTACGACCATCCGGCCAAGGCCGATGCCGAACTGCGCGCGATGCGGGCCGAGACCGCCCCGGCCCAGGGGGACTGGCTGGATTATTTGGAGGCACGCCTGCGAGTGCAGACAGGCGATCTGGAGGCTGCTGCGCAATGGGCGCGAGGGCTCAACACCCCGATGGCCTCATTGGTCCTGGCCCTGGTCCATGAACGTCAGGGGCGCGACAGCGAGGCGCTGCGCCTGGCCGAGGCCGTCCAGCACGATCTGGCGGCCAACTGCAAGGCGTGGCCAGGCCCGCGCGAGGGCAAGCTGGACTGCGATTTCCGCCTGGTGCGCGAGGCCCTGCGCTTGCAGGCAAGGGTGCAGTTGCGCCGTAGCCAAATGGGCAGCGCCCGTACCCTGATGGAGCAGGCGCTGTCGCTCGCGCGCGCCGGCCAGGACAACGAGATTGCCGCGCATGATCTGGCCGATCTGGCCGACATCCACGATCTGCTGGACCAGCAGGAGCTATCGCGCCAGGCCCTCGCCAACGCACTCAAGCTCGCGGCCGACTCGCCGCGCATGCTGGCGCGCATCAAGAGCTACGAAGCCATGCTCGCCACCCGCCGCGGCGACCGCGACGCACAGCTGGCGGCCTACACCGAGGCATTGACACTGGCACGCAGCGCCGATTCGCCCCGGCTCGAGGCCCTGCTGCTCGGCAATCTGGCCGATTACTACCTGCACACCCACAAGCCCGAACAGGCGAAGCAGCATGCCGAGGCCGCCTTGCCCGTGCTGCAACGCTTTGGTGAACCGCGCGCGCTGCGCAACGCACGTCACAACCTGGCCGTGGCCTTGGTACTGCTGCGCCAGTTTGACGGCGCGCGTCAGCAACTGGCCTTGATCGACAAGCTGCCGGTGGGCGGAGACGACAGCGCCTCGCGGGGCGAGGAGTTGCGCGAGTTGGGTGCGGCCTGGGCCAAGGTCGGGCAGGCCAAGGAAGCCTTGGCGCTCTACCACGCCGAACGCCGGTTGACGCTTGAGGATCAGCAGCGTGCGCGCGAGGCCGTGATGGCCGATCTGCGCGCCAAATACGACGCCGATGCCCAGAAGGCCAATCTGGAGTTGCGGCGCCGCGAACACGAACTCAACCAACAAACCCTGAGCAACCAGGAGGCGGTCCGCAAGGTCACGCTGATCGGCGCCGTGCTGCTCGGGCTGTGCGCGGTAATTGCGGTGCTGGCCCTGGCCCGGATGCGCCAGGCCCATCGGCGTCTGCGCGCCAACCAGGCCCTGCTGCAGGTGCTGAGTGAACGGGATCCGCTGACCCAGTTGGCGAACCGCCGCCATTTCCAATCGGCCATGGCGGCGCGGGGCGACGAGCCGCTGGCCGGCGGCCTCTTGATGATCGACATCGATCACTTCAAGCGCATCAACGACAGCCACGGCCACGGCGCGGGCGATCTGGTCATCCAGGCCGTGGCCAAGCGCCTGCAGGCCACGCTGCGCGAGGGCGATCTGCTGGTGCGCTGGGGCGGCGAGGAGTTCCTGATCCTGGCGCCATCGCTGCGCACCAGCCATGTGCAGGTGCTGGTGGATCGGCTGCTGCTGGCCGTGGGTGAGAAACCCGTGGCGCTGGAAAGCGGCGAGTCCCTGCGGGTCACCATCTCGATTGGTTTTGGCTGCTTCCCGCTGCCGCCCAGCGGCCTGACCCTGCCCTGGGAACGCGCCATCAACTGGGCCGATCTGGCGCTCTACGCTGCCAAGCACCGGGGCCGCAATCGCGGGGTCGGCATCGTCGAAGCCCAGGCCGAGGACGACGAGAGCCTGGTGCGCATCGAGTCCGACTTCGAAGGTGCGGCGGCCGCCGCCCGCATCAAGCTGGCACAGGTCATCGGACCCATCGCGCTGTCCTGA